The Punica granatum isolate Tunisia-2019 chromosome 4, ASM765513v2, whole genome shotgun sequence sequence AATTAATTTAGTTttgttaattatgtaaatgaGCAAATTTGcactattattatttaagtaagggcaaaaatatgaaaaataattggaGAAACACCTCGTGCTTTTATTTTTGCCGTTGAAAGTGTAAAAGGGTCAAAGAAACAAAGACTGTATGAAATCGCTAGTTAACGAACATACGATacaacaaaattttgaaattataaatcgATATGAAAAATATAGGACAAATATACCTGCAATAGAGACTAACTCGGTTGAAATGTATATGAAaggaaaaatgtcaaaaattaatgaaatgagaaaaaagttGTTTATAAGCATTATGAAAGTATGTGATCAAAAGTAACGAATTTAAAATGGTGCAACGAAAAGTTACGAAGGTATAAagttatttttgaaataattaggccctgtttggttttataatactattttagaatcataattctaacttaactctaccaactacaaaacaaaataacccatacaaagtcaaagagtggatcccatttataccacttttttccacaacaaaataacataactcatacaaagtcaaagggtgggccccatttataccactatttttcaaaatgaaaatttgattttaaaattctactatgaaaccaaaagCATCATTAAAGTTGGAGAAGCTCCTCATGCTTTAATATATGGTATAGATAAAGATTTTCCCTAATGAGAAATGATCCCTACTGATTTTGAAGAGATTTCAGCTTATATTGATTTGTTGGCTCGATATTCTCTGTAGTTCCGAACaaactgatatatatatatatatatatatatggtacaTGATATGGATTAATTTGAATAGAGCTAATCTTATAGGTCGGACCACAGTTTATGCATAATTTCAGAAGCATTATTCCGTGAAAATGtcctaatattttcttttattctttgaaaatgaaaaaacaaaacagaaaagagaTTAATATAGGATTTAATTCTTATATATCTATagtttaaaaaagaaaaataagaactGTTGGGTGAAAATGTGCCGGATGATAATCATGCATCTCTTCTTTTATCTTCCGAAGGCAACGAAGAAAGTAATGTTTTGGTAGGATTCATTGTCTCTGTCTCCTCGTGAATTTGACATGTGAAGAATTGCAAAATTTGCACTCATAACTAATAATAATCGCAAACGATGAAAAAATAGTTTATAACCGTATATGAACCGAATAGGATTGTCTGCAATGATCGAATAACACGATTTCTTGGCGAAGTATAAGTTTCCGACTCGGAGTGGAGTCATGCAGAAAAATACTTTCTGATGGATAGCCTACGTAGCTAGACTGACTTGCATTAGTGGGAAAAATTacttgttaaaaaaaaagaagagcatCATTGGGAAATGTACTTTACCGAAGACTAATATGACTACGTGTCATATGCTAACACATTTGATAATTTCAGtttaagtatttaatattttaatttaagtatttagtattttaattctgatatctaatatttttattattcgtTTCTACTTATACTTTTAATTGAaatgtttagtattttatataatacattataaatataaaatgttcAAGACATTGAAACTGAAATACTAAACGTTCGAATTGAGTACCAAATGTGTCATCCTAACGCTAAGTCACGGAAGAATTTTCCTAAGTATAaaagtttgaaattttttagatATCCATATGCTCCACGAGACATACTTCTTCATTCGGAAATCTGCCAGCAAAACATAAAACCAGAAAAACAACAATGTACGGTCGGCAAGGACAGTTTTGTCATTGCACAGGTCGTCTACTAGGAAACCGCCAAGAAACATTTTATTCTGAAACTAAACCCACCATTAGACTTCATTTGAAAATGCGGTGGcagttaaataaatatttactttgttaaagtttaaaaaaaacaatatttGGTGAATTCTTTCTAAaccataattaattttaaatataattttcttcgACAGATTATTATGTGCttataaaaattacttttacttattttccattttaaatattaatattaatttcagtaattttaaattattatctcTCAAATACTTTTACTTATTCtacaattaatatttattttttaataattatatttcaacaCTTTTGTTTCAGTAATAACACAGCCGAAGCAAGCTTTAATTAGACTGCAGCAACTGCCAGTGAAGCCATTAAAGGAAGGACGCCTGAGAAGGACCGTTTGGTAATTCTCCCTTTAATGGACAGAGCAGTTAGTGAGTCCTCTCCCTTCTCCCCTCCTCAACGTCTCCTCCCTCCTGCGCCTGcaaaaataaagagagaatctagagatagagagagagagagagggaaggaaGGAAACGGAATAAGAGGAAGAACAGAGAAATCCTCTCTGATAAGTTACATTCGTCTCATCATCATCTCTGtttctctctcgctctctctctgtgtctgcGTCTGAATTGGATTTTGTACTGTTCGGGTAATTATAAGCGTATTCGATCGGTTTTGTCCGTTTCTTCGTCCATGGCTTCCTCATAAGGAAGTTGGGGGGAGTTGGAGGTTGTTTCGTTCTGAGGAGCGGGAAGATGTCTCTGAAGAGCAGAGCAGAGCCGCCTTCTTCTAGCTCCAGAAGTGTGCTCTCCAAGAAATGGACTCTGCTGCTCTGCGTCGGCTGCTTCTGCGCTGGAATGCTCTTCACTGATCGGTAATTATCGCTCAGAGCTCTTAATTTCTGTCCAGTTTCGAGCTTTCACCGGCTGCTTCCTTGCCTTCGTGAATTGATTCCCCGATTTTCCAGCTAATCGTATTGAATTTATAAACTGATGAATTCATTGCATTGAATTTATAAACTGATGAATTCATTTTTGAGTCTCGTTCTTCGACATTGATGGCGGAACTCCTTAATGATTAAGTTGCCTGTGGAATTGTCGATGAACATGTCGTGTTTGCATAATTCCGGAACTAATTGTATTGGTAAGATCTGAATTATTATATGGAAGGGAGATGCTTCGCATGAAAAGAATTTGGTATTTCCTATTTTTTGGGGTTAGATGTCAGAACGAACTATTACGCATATATTTATGGCAagaacttcttcttttttttttaaataaatttatattattaaaaatggaAGTATTTATTTACCTATTTAAATTGAAGTCAATTGATGATCGTTAGCATACCTCTTTTAGATCTGTGGATCACCAAGAGTTGCATCAATGTCTTGAGTTTTCTTCCATCACTCATTAATGAGCTGAACCATCTCCGACATCTTCCATTGATTACTCGAGATCATGTTGCCGTGGCAGTTATGGCGCAGGGAACCAGATTAGAGTAATCCGTttccaaaatgaaaagtttcacaaaaagaaaaagacaaagaaaAAGGCTAATCTAGTTGCTGTCTTTTATTTTCGGTAATTCCGTGTGGAACTTGATGACGATTACTCGCTGATAACAGGATGTGGAATGTGCCCGATTCGAAAGGGATCACCCGAACGACCTCCGTGGAAGCtgagaaattgaaattaatttcagAAGGTTGCAATCCACCAAGTGTAAGTATTTCCAGCGACGTAGTTATCTCTGGTTTTTCGAGTTTGTTCCCTAGGAACCTGAGTTTCTCTCTCTGGTGTAGCTTCGTTTTTGCCTGACCTCTGTGTGCGTTTTGATCTGATGGGATTTCCTTTAGCTGCATCAGAAGGAAGTAAGGCGGGACTCTAAGGAGATCATCGGGGAAGTCTTCAAGACTCAGAATGCCATTCAGTGAGTGCTCCTACACTTTACTATACATCTGCATTCAACTGGCAGGGTCGGTGGCATTTGGGATCATAGCTAATCAGATTCATGTTTGCTTTAGCACGTTGGACAAGACCATTTCGAACCTGGAGATGGAATTGGCAGCAGCAAGAGCTGCACAGGAGTCTGTACTTAGCAGATCTCCTCAGTCAGAGGACTCAAAAATGAACCGGCCATCTAGAAGGAGAAGGTATCTTATGGTAGTAGGAATAAATACCGCTTTTAGTAGCCGGAGACGAAGAGATTCGGTTCGAGCTACATGGATGCCTCAAGGTTGATACAATCTTCCATTATATGCCTGCAACCGGTTCTCATATGATCGTGTCTTCTGATTAACGATGTTTAAAAAATCCACATGCAGGTGCAAAGAGAAAGAGGCTGGAAGAGGAGAAAGGCATCATTGTTCGCTTTGTAATCGGTCATAGGTAGGACTTTGGTTAACCCCATGTCTAAATGGCGTCTCTGCCAACATTAATTAGCGATTTAACCGTTTCTTCTTGTCTGCTGTTTAGTGCCACACCTGGGGGTATCCTTGACAGGGCCATAGAAGCAGAGGACTTGAAACATGGAGATTTCCTTAGGCtggtaattttatatataattaatgctTTCTTTAGATCATTTTCAGAATGGATCTTTCGCATTGTATTAGATGGTTACTTTGTGAGTCACCTCATAGTTCTTACTATATTGCGTTCAGGACCATGTTGAAGGGTATCTCGAGCTATCTGCCAAGACAAAGATTTATTTTGCTACTGCTGTTTCTTTGTGGGATGCAGATTTTTATGTCAAAGTCGATGATGATGTCCATGTAAATATTGGTAAAGCAGACCTCCTCCCATCTTAAATCTTCGAAGTTTCATTTGAAAATTGCGAGTTGGCTTTGTAATTTGGTTTTTGTATGCTTTCCTTTTCATGACATGAAATGCTAAATTGTCTTGCAGCCACACTGGGAGAAACTTTAGTTAGACATCGACCCAAACCACGAGTATACATCGGGTGCATGAAGTCTGGTCCAGTACTATCACAGAAGTAAGTTGCTTTCCCACCTCTATCAATATTTTGCTAGTCGAAATATCAGTACTTTGACCCAACTATAACTTGACGACTGTTGGCACAGGGGAGTGAGATACCACGAACCCGAGTACTGGAAATTTGGCGAGTCAGGGAATAAGTATTTCCGTCATGCTACAGGGCAGCTCTATGCCATTTCGAAAGATTTGGCAACATACATATCAATTAACCAGTAAGTTTCCTATAATCTTGGCTCTAGATAAAAGAAATTGCTTGTCAGGATTAATTGTTATCTTTTCTTATGCCGGTGCCGATAGTAATCATGCAACTTACCTCAGGCATGTGCTGCACAAGTATGCCAATGAAGATGTCTCGTTAGGTTCTTGGTTCATAGGACTTGATGTGGAGCA is a genomic window containing:
- the LOC116206000 gene encoding probable beta-1,3-galactosyltransferase 2 isoform X2 gives rise to the protein MSLKSRAEPPSSSSRSVLSKKWTLLLCVGCFCAGMLFTDRMWNVPDSKGITRTTSVEAEKLKLISEGCNPPSKEVRRDSKEIIGEVFKTQNAIHTLDKTISNLEMELAAARAAQESVLSRSPQSEDSKMNRPSRRRRYLMVVGINTAFSSRRRRDSVRATWMPQGAKRKRLEEEKGIIVRFVIGHSATPGGILDRAIEAEDLKHGDFLRLDHVEGYLELSAKTKIYFATAVSLWDADFYVKVDDDVHVNIATLGETLVRHRPKPRVYIGCMKSGPVLSQKGVRYHEPEYWKFGESGNKYFRHATGQLYAISKDLATYISINQHVLHKYANEDVSLGSWFIGLDVEHIDDRRLCCGTPPDCEWKAQAGNICVASFDWTCSGICRSADRIKEVHRRCGEGENALWSATF
- the LOC116206000 gene encoding probable beta-1,3-galactosyltransferase 2 isoform X1, with protein sequence MSLKSRAEPPSSSSRSVLSKKWTLLLCVGCFCAGMLFTDRMWNVPDSKGITRTTSVEAEKLKLISEGCNPPSLHQKEVRRDSKEIIGEVFKTQNAIHTLDKTISNLEMELAAARAAQESVLSRSPQSEDSKMNRPSRRRRYLMVVGINTAFSSRRRRDSVRATWMPQGAKRKRLEEEKGIIVRFVIGHSATPGGILDRAIEAEDLKHGDFLRLDHVEGYLELSAKTKIYFATAVSLWDADFYVKVDDDVHVNIATLGETLVRHRPKPRVYIGCMKSGPVLSQKGVRYHEPEYWKFGESGNKYFRHATGQLYAISKDLATYISINQHVLHKYANEDVSLGSWFIGLDVEHIDDRRLCCGTPPDCEWKAQAGNICVASFDWTCSGICRSADRIKEVHRRCGEGENALWSATF